One region of Streptomyces sp. NBC_00442 genomic DNA includes:
- a CDS encoding inorganic diphosphatase: MEFDVTIEIPKGSRNKYEVDHETGRIRLDRRLFTSTSYPADYGFVENTLGEDGDPLDALVLLDEPTFPGCVIKCRAIGMFRMTDEAGGDDKLLCVPASDPRVEHLRDIHHVSEFDRLEIQHFFEVYKDLEPGKSVEGADWVGRVEAEAEVEASYKRLEAQGGAH; the protein is encoded by the coding sequence GTGGAGTTCGACGTCACCATCGAGATCCCGAAGGGATCGCGGAACAAGTACGAGGTCGACCACGAGACCGGCCGGATCCGTCTGGACCGTCGACTCTTCACCTCGACCAGCTACCCGGCCGACTACGGCTTCGTCGAGAACACCCTCGGCGAGGACGGCGACCCGCTGGACGCCCTGGTCCTGCTCGACGAGCCGACCTTCCCGGGCTGCGTCATCAAGTGCCGCGCGATCGGCATGTTCCGGATGACCGACGAGGCCGGCGGCGACGACAAGCTGCTGTGCGTCCCGGCGTCCGACCCGCGCGTCGAGCACCTGCGCGACATCCACCACGTCTCCGAGTTCGACCGCCTGGAGATCCAGCACTTCTTCGAGGTCTACAAGGACCTGGAGCCCGGCAAGTCCGTCGAGGGCGCCGACTGGGTCGGCCGTGTCGAGGCCGAGGCCGAGGTCGAGGCCTCGTACAAGCGCCTCGAGGCGCAGGGCGGCGCGCACTGA
- a CDS encoding zinc-dependent metalloprotease, whose amino-acid sequence MTGIGGAGTSGMVDWNLAVATATRLVRPGPDVSRDEAREIVAELRRHAKAAEEHVRTFTRMIPEGVEPEDTPVLVVDRAGWVKANVAGFREVLRPLLDKMQERRGSTPAGAVFGAVGGKVTGVELGMLLSFLSSRVLGQYETFAPASRDLPAGPGGGGRLLLVAPNIVHVERELDVPPHDFRLWVCLHEETHRTQFTAVPWLRDHLESEIQSFLGATEVDPMTVLERLRDAAQSLAGGRPEGEEDDGGRSLVELVQTPEQREILGRLTAVMSLLEGHADYVMDGVGPQVVPSVAEIREKFKERRAKGASRLDVALRKLLGLDAKLRQYRDGERFVRAVVEEVGMDGFNRVWTSPNTLPTKAEIAKPAEWVARVHRKADS is encoded by the coding sequence ATGACTGGCATCGGCGGTGCAGGTACCTCTGGGATGGTCGACTGGAACCTCGCGGTCGCGACCGCGACCCGACTGGTGCGGCCGGGCCCCGACGTGAGCCGTGACGAGGCGCGAGAGATCGTCGCCGAGCTCCGTCGGCACGCCAAGGCCGCCGAAGAACACGTACGGACGTTCACCCGGATGATCCCGGAGGGCGTCGAACCGGAGGACACCCCGGTCCTGGTCGTGGACCGGGCCGGATGGGTGAAGGCCAACGTGGCCGGCTTCCGCGAGGTCCTGCGGCCCCTGCTCGACAAGATGCAGGAGCGCCGCGGCAGCACCCCCGCGGGCGCCGTGTTCGGCGCGGTCGGCGGCAAGGTCACCGGCGTCGAGCTCGGCATGCTCCTGAGCTTCCTGTCCTCACGGGTCCTCGGGCAGTACGAGACCTTCGCGCCCGCGAGCCGGGACCTGCCGGCCGGGCCCGGCGGCGGCGGACGGCTGCTGCTCGTGGCGCCCAACATCGTGCACGTGGAGCGCGAACTCGACGTCCCCCCGCACGACTTCAGGCTCTGGGTCTGCCTCCACGAGGAGACCCACCGCACCCAGTTCACGGCCGTGCCGTGGCTGCGCGACCACCTGGAGAGCGAGATCCAGTCGTTCCTCGGCGCCACCGAGGTCGACCCCATGACCGTCCTGGAGCGGCTGCGCGACGCGGCCCAGTCCCTGGCCGGCGGCCGGCCCGAGGGCGAGGAGGACGACGGGGGGCGCTCCCTCGTCGAGCTGGTGCAGACCCCGGAACAGCGCGAGATCCTCGGCCGGCTCACCGCCGTGATGTCCCTCCTGGAGGGGCACGCCGACTACGTGATGGACGGGGTCGGGCCGCAGGTCGTGCCCTCGGTGGCGGAGATCCGCGAGAAGTTCAAGGAGCGCAGGGCCAAGGGCGCATCCCGGCTCGACGTGGCGCTGCGCAAGCTCCTCGGCCTGGACGCCAAGCTGCGCCAGTACCGCGACGGCGAGCGCTTCGTGCGCGCCGTGGTGGAGGAGGTCGGCATGGACGGCTTCAATCGCGTGTGGACTTCTCCGAACACCCTTCCGACGAAGGCCGAGATCGCCAAGCCGGCGGAGTGGGTCGCGCGCGTGCACCGCAAGGCGGACTCCTGA
- the dacB gene encoding D-alanyl-D-alanine carboxypeptidase/D-alanyl-D-alanine endopeptidase produces MPGPKTWQLTAGAAAVGLALATGAVALAGPWDSGQRTAERARAASRDARGGAHHQRPADPDAPAPAPSAPSVLAALGAAGDAPVTAALPAALAPLLADPALGPHPAASVLDTATGREVYASRADVAMTPASTIKIATATAVLTALPADHRFTTAVAASADGSALTLVGGGDPTLDRARLAALADDTARALRARALDHVRLTYDASLFSGTAVHPIGPNENLAPVVALMTDEGRTQVPSGSSGASGSSDAEESGPGARTADPAGDTARAFARLLRDRGVRADDPVAGGRPAGATVLASTSSAPLTEVVERMLTESDNDIAEALARQTAIATGKPASFEGGAAAVAAQLEKARLPSAGSVFTDGSGLNRADRVTARLLTRLLADAAGPAHPELRPILTGLPVAGFTGTLSTRYGATSAATGLVRAKTGTLGGAGVNTLAGTVVDASGHLLAFAFLSAGTPGADPAPAQRALDRLATRLTAH; encoded by the coding sequence GTGCCGGGACCCAAGACATGGCAGCTCACAGCGGGTGCGGCGGCGGTCGGCCTGGCACTGGCGACCGGGGCCGTGGCCCTGGCGGGACCGTGGGACTCAGGTCAGCGTACGGCCGAGCGCGCACGGGCCGCATCGCGGGACGCCAGGGGTGGCGCACATCACCAGCGCCCCGCGGATCCGGACGCTCCGGCTCCGGCCCCGAGCGCGCCCAGCGTGCTCGCCGCGCTCGGCGCGGCCGGGGACGCGCCGGTCACGGCCGCCCTTCCGGCCGCCCTCGCCCCGCTGCTGGCCGACCCCGCGCTCGGCCCGCATCCGGCGGCCTCGGTCCTCGACACCGCCACCGGCCGTGAGGTGTACGCCTCCCGCGCGGACGTCGCGATGACTCCGGCGTCGACGATCAAGATCGCGACGGCGACCGCGGTCCTCACCGCACTCCCGGCCGACCACCGCTTCACCACCGCCGTGGCGGCGTCGGCCGACGGTTCGGCGCTGACCCTCGTCGGGGGCGGCGACCCGACCCTCGACCGGGCGCGCCTGGCCGCGCTCGCCGACGACACCGCCCGCGCGCTGCGGGCCCGCGCCCTCGACCACGTACGTCTGACCTACGACGCCTCGCTGTTCAGCGGGACCGCGGTGCATCCGATCGGGCCGAACGAGAACCTCGCGCCGGTCGTCGCCCTGATGACGGACGAGGGGCGTACGCAGGTCCCCTCCGGCTCATCCGGCGCTTCCGGCTCGTCCGACGCCGAGGAGAGCGGGCCCGGCGCGCGCACCGCGGACCCGGCGGGCGACACCGCGCGGGCCTTCGCCCGGCTGCTGCGGGACCGCGGGGTGCGGGCGGACGACCCGGTCGCGGGCGGCCGGCCGGCGGGCGCCACCGTGCTGGCGAGCACGAGCTCCGCGCCGCTGACCGAGGTCGTCGAGCGGATGCTGACCGAGAGCGACAACGACATCGCGGAGGCCCTCGCCCGGCAGACCGCGATCGCCACCGGGAAGCCCGCGAGCTTCGAGGGCGGCGCCGCGGCCGTGGCCGCCCAGCTCGAAAAGGCCCGACTCCCTTCCGCCGGAAGCGTGTTCACCGACGGCAGCGGGCTCAATCGCGCCGACAGGGTCACCGCGCGCCTGCTCACCCGGCTCCTCGCCGACGCCGCAGGACCGGCCCACCCCGAACTGCGGCCGATCCTCACCGGCCTGCCCGTCGCCGGCTTCACCGGCACCCTCAGCACCCGCTACGGCGCGACGTCCGCGGCGACCGGCCTGGTCAGGGCGAAGACCGGCACGCTCGGCGGCGCCGGGGTCAACACCCTGGCGGGCACCGTCGTGGACGCGAGCGGCCACCTCCTGGCGTTCGCGTTCCTTTCGGCGGGCACGCCCGGCGCGGACCCGGCGCCCGCGCAGCGGGCCCTCGACCGGCTCGCCACGCGGCTCACGGCGCACTGA
- a CDS encoding DinB family protein — protein MVTHVPSAAHGDERGALLLFVEAQRGAVRRSVIGLTEEQAASRPSASALSLSGLLKHVAECELNWLRMAQQRPNARQRDQSNWHESFRLVGDESIEGTLAFWDEVALETEEFIRKVPSLDDTFPLPEAPWFPKDGQVSMRWLMIHLVEEFARHAGHADIVRESLDGKTAFELVALANG, from the coding sequence ATGGTTACGCACGTTCCCTCCGCGGCGCACGGCGACGAGCGCGGGGCGCTCCTCCTCTTCGTGGAGGCGCAGCGCGGCGCCGTACGACGCTCGGTCATCGGGCTCACCGAGGAGCAGGCCGCGAGCCGTCCCAGCGCGAGCGCGCTGTCCCTGTCCGGGCTGCTCAAGCACGTCGCGGAGTGCGAGCTGAACTGGCTGCGGATGGCTCAGCAGCGACCGAACGCGCGGCAGCGCGACCAGTCGAACTGGCACGAGAGCTTCCGGCTCGTCGGGGACGAGAGCATCGAGGGAACGCTGGCCTTCTGGGACGAAGTGGCCCTTGAGACCGAGGAGTTCATCCGCAAGGTGCCCTCGCTCGACGACACGTTTCCGCTGCCCGAGGCGCCGTGGTTCCCGAAGGACGGCCAGGTCTCGATGCGCTGGCTGATGATCCACCTGGTGGAGGAGTTCGCCCGGCACGCCGGACACGCCGACATCGTCCGCGAGTCGCTGGACGGCAAGACGGCGTTCGAGCTGGTGGCGCTCGCAAACGGGTGA
- a CDS encoding PadR family transcriptional regulator gives MSTIRLLVLGAVRQNGRAHGYQVRSDLEYWGAHEWSNAKPGSIYHALKQMAKQGALLAHEVAPSTAGGPPRTEYELTAEGEAEYLRLLREALSSYNQKPDVMSAAIGFMVDLPRAEVVALLRARLEKLARWRESVTEYYLGGKGAEEFGHIGEIMNMWVHSSDAGAEWTRGLIGRVEGGAYRFAADPPP, from the coding sequence ATGTCAACCATCCGCCTCCTCGTTCTCGGCGCGGTACGCCAGAACGGCCGGGCCCACGGCTACCAGGTGCGCAGTGACCTGGAGTACTGGGGCGCCCACGAGTGGTCCAATGCCAAGCCGGGTTCGATCTACCACGCGCTCAAGCAGATGGCGAAGCAGGGCGCGCTCCTCGCCCACGAGGTGGCGCCCAGCACGGCCGGGGGGCCGCCGCGCACGGAGTACGAGCTGACCGCCGAGGGCGAGGCCGAATACCTCCGGCTGCTGCGTGAGGCGTTGTCCTCGTACAACCAGAAGCCGGACGTGATGTCGGCGGCGATCGGCTTCATGGTGGACCTGCCCCGAGCGGAGGTCGTCGCCCTGCTGCGGGCCCGCCTGGAGAAGCTCGCGCGGTGGCGGGAGTCGGTGACGGAGTACTACCTGGGGGGCAAGGGGGCGGAGGAGTTCGGGCACATCGGGGAGATCATGAACATGTGGGTGCACTCTTCCGATGCGGGGGCGGAGTGGACGCGGGGGCTCATTGGGCGGGTCGAGGGCGGCGCGTACCGCTTCGCGGCCGACCCGCCCCCCTGA
- a CDS encoding DedA family protein — protein sequence MTSLALGPSWLDPDYLLGTFGLAGLLIIVFAESGLLIGFFLPGDSLLFTTGLLVTTGKLDTPLWLVCVLVVLAAVLGDQVGYLFGKKVGPSLFSRPDSKLFKQENVEKAHEFFEKYGPKSLVLARFVPIVRTFTPIIAGVSGMHYRSFVTFNVIGGSLWGAGVTLLGAALGNVEFVHQHIELILVAIVLVSVIPIAIEFLRARSKARKNPAAAEGDGGAGRTPQRGGRHAKR from the coding sequence GTGACTTCCCTTGCCCTCGGGCCGAGCTGGCTGGACCCCGACTATCTGCTCGGAACCTTCGGCCTGGCCGGGCTGCTGATCATCGTGTTCGCCGAGTCCGGCCTGCTCATCGGCTTCTTCCTGCCGGGCGACTCGCTCCTGTTCACCACGGGCCTGCTCGTCACCACGGGCAAACTGGACACCCCGCTGTGGCTGGTCTGCGTCCTGGTGGTGCTCGCCGCGGTCCTCGGCGACCAGGTGGGCTATCTGTTCGGCAAGAAGGTGGGTCCGTCCCTCTTCAGCCGGCCCGATTCCAAGCTCTTCAAGCAGGAGAACGTCGAGAAGGCGCACGAATTCTTCGAGAAGTACGGCCCGAAGTCGCTGGTCCTGGCCCGCTTCGTGCCGATCGTGCGCACCTTCACGCCGATCATCGCGGGCGTCTCCGGGATGCACTACCGCTCGTTCGTCACGTTCAACGTCATCGGCGGCAGCCTGTGGGGCGCGGGCGTGACGCTGCTCGGCGCGGCGCTCGGCAACGTGGAGTTCGTGCACCAGCACATCGAGCTGATCCTCGTCGCGATCGTCCTCGTCTCGGTGATCCCGATCGCGATCGAGTTCCTGCGGGCACGGTCCAAGGCGCGGAAGAACCCGGCGGCGGCCGAGGGCGACGGCGGCGCGGGCCGGACCCCGCAGCGCGGCGGACGGCACGCCAAGCGCTGA
- a CDS encoding glutamate decarboxylase — MALHRGGSKKEHYEDGEEKEFGRLALNPFFGEADPIGSMTSAPPRHRLPDRPLPPATAYQLVHDELMLDGNSRLNLATFVTTWMEPQAGVLMAECRDKNMIDKDEYPRTAELERRCVAMLADLWHAPDPNATVGCSTTGSSEACMLAGMALKRRWMKRNADRYPSRDARPNLVMGVNVQVCWDKFCTFWEVEARQVPMEGDRFHLDPQAAAALCDENTIGVVGVLGSTFDGSYEPIAELCAALDDLQERTGLDIPVHVDGASGAMVAPFLDEDLVWDFRLPRVSSINTSGHKYGLVYPGVGWALWRTAEALPEELVFRVNYLGGDMPTFALNFSRPGAQVVAQYYTFLRLGREGYRAVQQTTRDVARGLAERIDSLGDFQLLTRGEELPVFAFTTAPDVDRYDVFDVSRRLRERGWLVPAYSFPKNREDLSVLRVVCRNGFSSDLAGLLIEDLSRLLPELRRQAAPLGRDESEATAFHH; from the coding sequence ATGGCACTTCACCGCGGCGGCAGCAAGAAGGAGCACTACGAAGACGGGGAGGAGAAGGAGTTCGGGCGGCTCGCGCTCAACCCCTTCTTCGGGGAGGCGGACCCGATCGGCTCGATGACCTCCGCGCCGCCCCGGCACCGGCTGCCGGACCGGCCGCTGCCCCCGGCGACCGCGTACCAGCTGGTCCACGACGAGCTGATGCTCGACGGGAACTCCCGGCTCAACCTGGCGACCTTCGTCACCACCTGGATGGAGCCGCAGGCCGGGGTGCTGATGGCGGAGTGCCGGGACAAGAACATGATCGACAAGGACGAGTACCCGCGCACCGCCGAGCTGGAGCGGCGCTGTGTGGCCATGCTCGCCGATCTGTGGCACGCGCCCGACCCCAACGCCACGGTCGGCTGCTCGACGACCGGGTCGAGCGAGGCGTGCATGCTGGCGGGGATGGCGCTCAAGCGGCGCTGGATGAAGCGCAACGCGGACCGCTATCCCTCGCGCGACGCCCGCCCCAATCTCGTCATGGGTGTGAACGTGCAGGTCTGCTGGGACAAGTTCTGCACGTTCTGGGAGGTCGAGGCGCGCCAGGTACCCATGGAGGGCGACCGTTTCCACCTCGACCCCCAGGCCGCGGCGGCGCTCTGCGACGAGAACACGATCGGCGTCGTCGGGGTGCTCGGCTCGACCTTCGACGGGTCGTACGAGCCGATCGCCGAGCTGTGTGCGGCGCTCGACGATTTGCAGGAGCGTACGGGTCTGGACATCCCCGTCCATGTCGACGGGGCGTCCGGGGCGATGGTCGCGCCCTTCCTCGACGAGGACCTCGTGTGGGACTTCCGGCTCCCCCGGGTGTCCTCCATCAACACTTCCGGGCACAAGTACGGGCTGGTGTATCCGGGGGTGGGCTGGGCCCTGTGGCGCACGGCGGAGGCGCTGCCCGAGGAGCTGGTCTTCCGGGTGAACTACCTCGGCGGCGACATGCCGACGTTCGCGCTCAACTTCTCCCGGCCCGGGGCGCAGGTGGTGGCCCAGTACTACACGTTCCTGCGGCTCGGCCGCGAAGGGTACCGGGCGGTGCAGCAGACCACGCGGGACGTGGCGAGGGGGCTCGCGGAGCGGATCGACTCGCTCGGCGACTTCCAACTACTCACGCGGGGCGAGGAGTTGCCGGTGTTCGCCTTCACGACGGCGCCGGACGTGGACCGGTATGACGTGTTCGACGTGTCGAGGCGTCTTCGCGAGCGGGGCTGGCTGGTGCCGGCGTACAGCTTCCCGAAGAACCGGGAGGACCTGTCGGTGCTGAGGGTGGTGTGCCGCAACGGCTTCTCCTCCGACCTGGCGGGGCTCCTCATCGAGGACCTCAGCCGGCTGCTCCCCGAACTCCGCCGGCAGGCCGCTCCGCTGGGCCGCGACGAATCCGAAGCCACGGCCTTCCACCACTAG
- a CDS encoding aldehyde dehydrogenase family protein, whose amino-acid sequence MSFFTDLAHQFIDGQWRTGSGSWDIIDFDPYNGEKLAAITVATVEEVDEAYRAAQRAQREWAETNPYTRRLVFERALRITEEREAEIIEAMISELGGTRLKAVYEVHLAKEFLREAIQLALRPEGRILPSPVDGKENRVYRLPVGVIGVISPFNFPFLVTIKSIAPALALGNAVVIKPNQNAPVVGGGLIAKIFKDAGLPAGLLNVLVTDIAEIGDALIEHPVPKVISFAGSDRTGRHVASVAGSHFKRVILELSGNSALVVLDDADLDYAVDAAVFSRFVYQGQVCMAANRILVDRSVEEEFTAKFLAKVASLNTGDPADPATDIGPVINNFQADALTSLVDQALAEGATALVRGTTRGNLVEPTVLTGLPADSSVLRQEIFGPVALLIPFDGEEEAVRMANDSPYGLSGAVHTANVERGVRFAKRIETGMMHVNDSTIQDEPLVAFGGEKYSGLGRLNGDSTVEAFTTQKWISVQHERSPFPF is encoded by the coding sequence ATGTCCTTCTTCACCGACCTCGCCCACCAGTTCATAGACGGCCAGTGGCGCACCGGCAGCGGGTCGTGGGACATCATCGACTTCGATCCTTACAACGGGGAGAAGCTCGCCGCCATCACCGTGGCCACCGTCGAAGAGGTGGACGAGGCCTACCGCGCCGCCCAGCGCGCCCAGCGCGAGTGGGCCGAGACCAACCCCTACACCCGCCGACTCGTCTTCGAGCGCGCCCTGCGGATCACCGAGGAGCGCGAGGCCGAGATCATCGAGGCCATGATCAGTGAGCTGGGCGGCACCCGGCTCAAGGCGGTCTACGAGGTCCATCTCGCCAAGGAGTTCCTGCGCGAGGCGATCCAGCTGGCGCTGCGCCCCGAGGGCCGCATCCTGCCGTCGCCGGTCGACGGCAAGGAGAACCGCGTCTACCGGCTGCCGGTCGGCGTGATCGGTGTGATCAGCCCGTTCAACTTCCCGTTCCTGGTCACCATCAAGTCGATCGCCCCCGCACTGGCGCTGGGCAACGCGGTCGTCATCAAGCCGAACCAGAACGCGCCGGTCGTCGGCGGCGGACTCATCGCGAAGATCTTCAAGGACGCCGGACTCCCGGCGGGCCTGCTGAACGTCCTGGTCACCGACATCGCCGAGATCGGCGACGCGCTGATAGAGCACCCCGTGCCCAAGGTCATCTCCTTCGCGGGCTCCGACCGCACCGGCCGGCACGTCGCCTCCGTCGCCGGCAGCCACTTCAAACGCGTCATCCTGGAGCTGAGCGGCAACAGCGCGCTCGTCGTTCTCGACGACGCGGACCTCGACTACGCGGTGGACGCGGCGGTTTTCAGCCGCTTCGTCTACCAGGGCCAGGTCTGCATGGCGGCCAACCGGATCCTGGTCGACCGGTCGGTGGAAGAGGAGTTCACGGCCAAGTTCCTCGCGAAGGTGGCCTCGCTCAACACGGGCGACCCGGCGGACCCGGCCACCGACATCGGCCCGGTCATCAACAACTTCCAGGCGGACGCGCTCACTTCGCTGGTCGACCAGGCCCTGGCCGAGGGCGCCACCGCGCTGGTACGGGGCACGACCCGCGGCAACCTGGTGGAGCCCACCGTCCTCACGGGGCTGCCCGCCGACTCCTCGGTGCTGCGCCAGGAGATCTTCGGTCCCGTGGCGCTGCTCATCCCCTTCGACGGGGAGGAGGAGGCCGTCCGCATGGCGAACGACAGCCCGTACGGCCTGAGCGGGGCCGTGCACACGGCCAACGTGGAGCGCGGGGTGCGGTTCGCCAAGCGGATCGAGACGGGGATGATGCACGTCAACGACTCCACGATCCAGGACGAACCGCTGGTCGCGTTCGGCGGCGAGAAGTACTCGGGGCTCGGGCGGCTGAACGGAGACTCCACGGTCGAGGCGTTCACCACGCAGAAGTGGATCTCGGTGCAGCACGAGCGGAGCCCGTTCCCGTTCTGA
- a CDS encoding YbjQ family protein, which produces MGIEEYGGGQGAQSDVLVVTTNDVPGYTVQQVIGEVFGLTVRSRHLGSQIGAGLKSMIGGELKGLTKTLVETRNQAMERLVAQAKARGANAVLMMRFDVTEAADVGTEVCAYGTAVIIART; this is translated from the coding sequence ATGGGCATCGAGGAGTACGGCGGCGGACAGGGCGCGCAGTCGGACGTGCTGGTGGTGACCACGAACGACGTGCCCGGGTACACCGTGCAGCAGGTCATCGGGGAGGTCTTCGGCCTGACGGTGCGCTCGCGCCATCTGGGCAGCCAGATCGGCGCCGGCCTCAAGTCGATGATCGGCGGTGAGCTCAAGGGGCTCACCAAGACGCTGGTCGAGACCCGCAACCAGGCGATGGAACGCCTGGTGGCCCAGGCGAAGGCGCGGGGCGCCAACGCGGTCCTGATGATGCGGTTCGACGTGACGGAAGCCGCGGACGTGGGTACGGAGGTCTGCGCGTACGGCACCGCGGTGATCATCGCCCGCACCTGA
- a CDS encoding threonine/serine ThrE exporter family protein: protein MVSEQHDTVEDRKPQSDEARSAFAPPEGVEQPQVPEEDSPTSEFALPAGLATPVVESPAEQPASAFTTPSAYTARETPNPMTTTGSMPLVRLSKDAPWQDRMRTMLRMPVGDRPVAEPIQKHDDAGPAVPRVLDLTLRIGELLLAGGEGAEDVEAAMFAICRSYGLDRSEPTVTFTMLGITYQPSLVDDPVTANRTVRRRGTDYTRLAAVHRLVTDMTSEDHEVSLEEAYRRLAEIRRNRHPYPGWALTTACGLLAGAASVLLGGGITVFLVAAVGAVLGDRLAWLCASRGLPEFYQFVVAAMPPAAMGVALSLLQWELSSSAVITGGLFALIPGRALVAAVQDGLTGFYVTAAARLLEVGYFFVAIVVGVLTVLYGGLQIHAKLNPEGTFQPTDRPILQTLASIVLCLTFAVLLQQDRSTVLIVAANGGVAWVVYAAIAVTAKGSPIMATAVAAGLVGLFGQLLSRYWNTSALLYVTAAIGPLLPGSATYFGVLSIAQNHLNTGVASLAKAIALALAIAIGVNLGNEIARLFLRSPGPGRAAAKRTRGF from the coding sequence GTGGTGTCCGAGCAGCACGACACGGTCGAGGACCGCAAACCGCAGTCCGACGAGGCACGCAGCGCCTTCGCGCCCCCCGAGGGCGTGGAGCAGCCGCAGGTGCCCGAGGAGGACTCGCCGACATCGGAGTTCGCACTGCCCGCCGGCCTCGCCACGCCGGTCGTCGAGTCGCCCGCCGAGCAGCCGGCCTCCGCGTTCACCACCCCGAGCGCGTACACGGCCCGTGAGACGCCCAACCCGATGACCACTACCGGCTCCATGCCGTTGGTACGCCTCTCCAAGGACGCGCCCTGGCAGGACCGGATGCGCACCATGCTGCGGATGCCGGTCGGCGACCGGCCGGTCGCCGAGCCGATCCAGAAGCACGACGACGCTGGCCCGGCGGTCCCCCGCGTGCTCGACCTGACGCTGCGTATCGGCGAGCTGCTGCTCGCGGGCGGCGAGGGCGCCGAGGACGTCGAGGCGGCGATGTTCGCGATCTGCCGCAGCTACGGCCTGGACCGCAGCGAGCCCACGGTCACCTTCACGATGCTCGGCATCACCTACCAGCCGTCCCTCGTGGACGACCCGGTGACGGCCAACCGCACGGTGCGCCGCCGCGGCACCGACTACACCCGTCTGGCCGCGGTGCACCGACTGGTCACGGACATGACCAGCGAGGACCACGAGGTCTCCCTCGAAGAGGCCTACCGGCGCCTGGCGGAGATCCGCCGAAACCGCCACCCCTACCCCGGCTGGGCCCTGACCACCGCCTGCGGGCTGCTCGCCGGAGCGGCCTCCGTCCTGCTCGGCGGCGGCATCACGGTGTTCCTGGTGGCGGCGGTCGGCGCGGTGCTCGGCGACCGGCTCGCCTGGCTGTGCGCGTCGCGTGGGCTGCCGGAGTTCTACCAGTTCGTGGTGGCCGCGATGCCGCCCGCCGCGATGGGTGTGGCGCTCAGCCTGCTCCAGTGGGAACTCAGCTCGTCCGCGGTCATCACCGGTGGCCTGTTCGCCCTGATTCCGGGGCGGGCCCTGGTGGCGGCCGTCCAGGACGGTCTCACCGGCTTCTACGTCACCGCGGCGGCCCGGCTGCTCGAAGTCGGGTACTTCTTCGTCGCGATCGTCGTCGGCGTCCTGACCGTCCTGTACGGCGGGCTGCAGATCCACGCCAAGCTCAACCCCGAGGGCACCTTCCAGCCGACCGACCGGCCGATCCTTCAGACCCTCGCGTCGATCGTGCTGTGCCTGACCTTCGCGGTGCTGCTCCAGCAGGACCGCTCCACCGTGCTGATCGTGGCCGCGAACGGCGGCGTCGCCTGGGTGGTGTACGCCGCGATCGCGGTCACCGCGAAGGGCTCGCCGATCATGGCGACGGCCGTCGCGGCCGGCCTGGTCGGCCTGTTCGGGCAGCTGCTCTCGCGGTACTGGAACACCTCGGCGCTGCTGTACGTGACCGCCGCGATCGGCCCGCTGCTGCCCGGTAGCGCCACGTACTTCGGGGTCCTGTCCATCGCGCAGAACCACCTGAACACGGGCGTCGCCTCGCTCGCCAAGGCCATCGCGCTCGCCCTGGCCATCGCGATCGGCGTGAACCTCGGAAACGAGATCGCCCGACTCTTCCTGCGCTCCCCAGGACCGGGCCGCGCCGCGGCCAAGCGCACCCGCGGCTTCTGA